A region from the Actinoplanes sp. OR16 genome encodes:
- a CDS encoding TerC/Alx family metal homeostasis membrane protein yields the protein MLEVSALGWTVTIGVIVALLALDLTLGVLRPHVVGFREAAGWSIFYIAVAIAFGVVFGSIAGWDFGTEYFAGYIVEKSLSVDNLFVFVIIMGTFAVPERYQQEVLTFGIIIALVLRVIFIAVGAALLSAFSFMFLIFGLILLYTAVQLFRHRDEDPSVDDNALVKAGRRFLPITDDYVEGKMITKVDGKRMFTPLFLVLLAIGGTDLLFALDSIPAVFGVTEEAYIVFVANAFALLGLRALFFLVKGLLDRLVYLSTGLSIILAFIGIKLVLHWAHKDISESVPEVSTPVSLGVIIGILIITTVASLIKSSKDPSLKAHPGSLRASSDQQHADK from the coding sequence ATGCTTGAGGTCTCCGCGCTCGGGTGGACAGTCACCATCGGTGTCATCGTCGCCCTGCTCGCCCTCGATTTGACTCTCGGGGTGCTTCGTCCACACGTCGTCGGCTTCCGTGAAGCCGCCGGATGGTCCATCTTCTATATCGCCGTCGCGATCGCGTTCGGTGTCGTCTTCGGAAGCATCGCCGGTTGGGATTTCGGCACCGAGTACTTCGCCGGATACATCGTCGAGAAGAGCCTGTCGGTCGACAATCTCTTCGTCTTCGTGATCATCATGGGCACCTTCGCCGTGCCCGAGCGCTACCAGCAAGAGGTGCTGACGTTCGGCATCATCATCGCGCTGGTGCTGCGGGTCATCTTCATCGCGGTCGGCGCCGCCCTGCTCAGCGCGTTCTCGTTCATGTTCCTGATCTTCGGCCTGATCCTGCTCTACACCGCGGTGCAGCTCTTCCGGCACCGCGACGAGGATCCCAGCGTCGACGACAACGCCCTGGTCAAGGCCGGCCGCCGCTTCCTGCCCATCACCGACGACTACGTCGAGGGCAAGATGATCACCAAGGTCGACGGCAAGCGGATGTTCACGCCGCTCTTCCTGGTCCTGCTGGCCATCGGCGGCACCGACCTGCTCTTCGCCCTCGACTCGATCCCGGCCGTGTTCGGCGTGACCGAGGAGGCGTACATCGTCTTCGTCGCGAACGCCTTCGCCCTGCTCGGCCTGCGAGCCCTGTTCTTCCTGGTCAAGGGTCTGCTCGACCGGCTCGTCTACCTCTCCACCGGCCTGTCGATCATCCTGGCCTTCATCGGCATCAAGCTGGTCCTGCACTGGGCACACAAGGACATCAGCGAATCCGTCCCCGAGGTCAGCACCCCGGTCTCGCTGGGCGTGATCATCGGCATCCTGATCATCACCACGGTTGCCAGCCTGATCAAGTCCAGCAAGGACCCGTCCCTCAAGGCCCATCCCGGCAGCCTCCGAGCCAGCTCCGACCAGCAGCACGCCGACAAGTAA